A part of Desulfobacter sp. genomic DNA contains:
- the dctP gene encoding TRAP transporter substrate-binding protein DctP → MKKRLTILLTCLVALSFICTSAYAGKREKFGEDPRHKIAKRVKFKTSDQKIRWKMVMPWSKGLLFYDIATHFADSVRLASAGRLDIKPFSAGELVPAMQSFDAVSQGAAQVGHDWPGYWKGKNEAFVAFASVPFGLDAEGYNIWLYEKGGLEMMQEIYGKFNLFALPGGQCGQEMGLFSNKRATKMEDFKGMRLRTPGWFMDIMNNLGASVSPLPGGEVYLALERGVIDAAEFSSPAINYPMGFDEITKYVIEPGVHQPGIQCALFFNKDAYEKLPEDLKWIVDICAKETQLWSYNWINSLNAKAIRLFKEKVEFVHMDEATRIEFRKVAKKYIDSVKAKYPDVKKVMDSQEAFIKDYADWREARGGAAPWPYETYIGGKTYE, encoded by the coding sequence ATGAAAAAAAGATTGACGATTCTGTTAACCTGCCTGGTGGCACTCTCTTTTATCTGTACAAGCGCCTATGCCGGCAAACGTGAAAAATTCGGTGAAGACCCCCGCCATAAGATCGCAAAACGGGTAAAGTTCAAAACCTCAGACCAAAAAATCAGATGGAAAATGGTCATGCCCTGGTCCAAGGGCCTTCTCTTCTACGATATTGCCACCCATTTCGCAGATTCCGTCCGCCTGGCCTCAGCCGGCCGCCTGGATATCAAACCCTTTTCCGCCGGCGAACTGGTCCCGGCCATGCAGAGCTTTGACGCCGTAAGCCAGGGCGCTGCCCAGGTCGGTCATGACTGGCCCGGTTACTGGAAGGGAAAAAACGAGGCCTTTGTCGCCTTTGCCTCTGTCCCCTTCGGCCTTGATGCAGAAGGATACAACATCTGGCTCTATGAAAAAGGCGGGCTCGAAATGATGCAGGAAATCTACGGCAAGTTCAATCTCTTTGCCCTTCCCGGCGGCCAGTGCGGCCAGGAGATGGGGCTGTTCTCCAATAAAAGAGCCACCAAAATGGAAGATTTCAAAGGCATGCGCCTGAGAACCCCGGGCTGGTTCATGGATATCATGAACAACCTGGGCGCTTCCGTATCCCCCCTGCCCGGCGGCGAAGTTTACCTGGCCCTGGAACGCGGTGTGATTGATGCGGCGGAATTCTCCTCACCGGCCATCAACTATCCCATGGGGTTTGATGAAATCACCAAATATGTAATTGAACCCGGCGTCCACCAGCCCGGCATCCAGTGTGCCCTTTTCTTCAACAAAGACGCCTATGAAAAACTCCCCGAAGACCTGAAATGGATCGTTGATATCTGCGCCAAGGAGACTCAACTGTGGAGCTACAACTGGATCAACTCCCTGAACGCCAAGGCCATCCGTCTGTTCAAGGAAAAGGTTGAATTCGTCCACATGGACGAAGCCACCCGGATTGAGTTCAGAAAAGTTGCCAAAAAGTATATCGATTCCGTTAAAGCCAAGTATCCCGACGTGAAAAAGGTGATGGATTCCCAGGAAGCATTCATCAAAGACTATGCCGACTGGAGAGAGGCAAGGGGCGGCGCTGCTCCATGGCCTTATGAAACCTATATTGGCGGAAAAACTTACGAATAA
- a CDS encoding FAD-binding protein yields MIDPSIVTRFNEILGQENVLTQKEDMLTYSYDAAVLDAQMPAAVVIPGSTEEIGEIVKICHEHRLALTVRGAGTNLSGGTIPEVGGIVLSTGRLNRIIEINEADMYAVVQPGVVTAELAAAVEAKGLFYPPDPGSQAVSTIGGNVAENAGGLRGLKYGVTKDYVMGLRFFDARGNYVKTGSRTVKCATGYNITGLMVGSEGTLGVLDEITLKLIPAPQARKSMVAVYNTIEKASETVAAIIAARIVPATLEILDNFTIRAVEDFSGAGLPVDAAALLLIEVDGHPAVVEEEGEKVEALCKKLGAASVNVARTDEERDKIWAARRSALSALAKLKPTLVLEDATVPRSRIPDMVRALQEIAAKYKIDIGTFGHAGDGNLHPTILTDKRNTAEFHRVEAAIEEIFDKALAMGGTLSGEHGTGLAKAPFLEKEAGYSSILFSRQLRKALDPDNILNPGKITGVSETPSN; encoded by the coding sequence ATGATCGACCCGTCCATCGTCACCAGGTTCAACGAAATCCTCGGCCAGGAAAATGTGCTGACCCAGAAAGAAGACATGCTGACCTATTCCTACGATGCGGCCGTGCTTGATGCACAGATGCCCGCAGCCGTCGTGATCCCCGGCAGCACCGAGGAAATTGGCGAGATTGTTAAGATATGCCATGAGCACAGGCTAGCCCTGACTGTCCGTGGGGCCGGGACCAACCTGTCCGGGGGCACCATTCCGGAGGTCGGCGGGATTGTCCTTTCCACCGGCCGGCTCAACAGAATCATAGAGATCAACGAGGCTGACATGTATGCCGTGGTCCAGCCCGGCGTTGTCACGGCGGAACTGGCTGCGGCTGTGGAGGCCAAAGGGCTGTTCTATCCACCGGATCCCGGGTCCCAGGCAGTCTCCACCATCGGCGGCAATGTGGCGGAAAACGCAGGGGGCCTGCGGGGCCTAAAATACGGGGTTACCAAGGATTATGTCATGGGGCTGCGATTCTTCGACGCAAGGGGCAATTATGTAAAAACCGGATCGCGCACCGTAAAATGCGCCACCGGGTACAATATCACCGGATTGATGGTGGGGTCAGAAGGCACCCTGGGGGTGCTGGATGAAATTACCCTCAAGCTGATCCCGGCCCCCCAGGCCAGGAAGTCCATGGTGGCAGTGTATAATACCATTGAAAAGGCATCGGAGACGGTGGCTGCCATCATTGCGGCCCGAATCGTTCCGGCCACTCTGGAAATCCTGGACAATTTCACCATCAGGGCGGTGGAAGACTTCTCCGGAGCTGGTCTGCCGGTGGATGCGGCCGCCCTGCTCCTCATCGAGGTGGACGGCCACCCGGCGGTGGTTGAAGAAGAAGGGGAAAAAGTGGAAGCCCTGTGCAAAAAACTGGGGGCCGCCTCCGTCAATGTGGCCCGAACCGATGAAGAGCGCGACAAAATCTGGGCGGCCCGGCGTTCGGCCCTCTCGGCCCTGGCCAAGCTCAAACCCACCCTGGTCCTTGAAGACGCCACCGTCCCGAGGAGCAGGATCCCGGATATGGTGCGGGCCCTCCAGGAGATCGCCGCAAAATACAAAATCGACATCGGCACCTTCGGCCATGCCGGGGACGGCAACCTCCACCCCACCATTCTTACGGACAAGCGGAACACAGCAGAATTCCACCGGGTGGAAGCGGCCATTGAGGAAATATTCGACAAGGCCCTTGCCATGGGCGGCACCCTTTCCGGGGAGCACGGCACCGGACTTGCCAAGGCGCCTTTCCTGGAAAAAGAGGCGGGATATTCCTCCATCCTCTTTTCCCGTCAGCTCAGGAAGGCCCTGGACCCGGACAACATTCTTAACCCGGGCAAAATAAC
- a CDS encoding TRAP transporter large permease subunit, with protein MSLEFMTVAMFATLIVAITFGHPLAYTLAAVATLFGLIDNGFAIPALFEMFVNNCWGLMNNYTLVAIPLFILMAQLLDRSKVSDALFESLYVVLGGIKGGLGLAVVVVCTVFAATTGIIGASVVAMGLLATPALIGKGYQKELTSGIICASGTLGILIPPSIMMVVYGGLTGMKETSVGNLFAGAIFPGLVLAGLYFVYIFIRCNINPQLGPPISKEEASAYSAAQKWAMTLKSLVPPLALILAVMGTILAGIATPTEAAGLGALGAMILAFFNKKLNMTVLKESAFATLKTTSMVMMLFIGGKFFSTVFLSMGGGDVVADLLIGSGMNRWLILFLMMGIVFIMGMFIDWAAILLITVPVFMPIAMELEFDPLWFSLLMCVNLQTSFLTPPFGYALFYFKGVAPEGYTMMHIYKGIIPFVLLQIVSIAMLCLFPSLVTWLPSIFFGA; from the coding sequence ATGAGTCTTGAATTCATGACAGTGGCCATGTTCGCCACCCTGATTGTGGCCATCACCTTCGGGCACCCCCTGGCCTATACCCTGGCGGCGGTGGCCACCCTCTTCGGCCTCATTGACAACGGCTTTGCCATTCCCGCACTCTTTGAAATGTTCGTCAATAATTGCTGGGGGCTGATGAACAATTATACCCTGGTGGCCATCCCGTTATTTATATTAATGGCCCAGCTCCTGGACCGTTCCAAGGTCTCCGATGCCCTGTTCGAATCCCTTTATGTGGTTCTGGGCGGCATCAAAGGGGGCCTTGGGCTTGCCGTTGTGGTGGTCTGTACGGTATTTGCGGCCACCACCGGCATCATCGGTGCCTCTGTTGTGGCCATGGGGCTTCTGGCCACCCCGGCCCTCATCGGTAAGGGATACCAGAAAGAATTGACCTCGGGCATTATCTGCGCTTCGGGCACCCTGGGGATTCTGATTCCGCCGTCCATCATGATGGTTGTCTACGGCGGGCTCACCGGGATGAAGGAGACCTCGGTGGGGAACCTTTTTGCCGGCGCCATTTTCCCGGGCCTGGTGCTGGCCGGTCTTTACTTTGTCTATATTTTCATCCGGTGCAATATCAATCCCCAACTGGGCCCCCCCATTTCAAAGGAAGAGGCCTCGGCCTATAGCGCTGCCCAGAAATGGGCCATGACCCTTAAATCCCTGGTGCCGCCCCTGGCGCTGATCCTGGCGGTCATGGGCACCATCCTTGCCGGCATTGCAACCCCAACGGAGGCGGCCGGCCTGGGAGCGCTGGGCGCCATGATCCTGGCCTTCTTCAATAAAAAACTGAATATGACGGTCCTGAAGGAGTCGGCCTTTGCCACCCTTAAGACCACCTCCATGGTCATGATGCTTTTTATCGGCGGAAAATTTTTTTCCACCGTATTCCTGAGCATGGGCGGCGGAGACGTGGTGGCTGACCTGCTCATCGGTTCCGGTATGAACCGCTGGCTTATTCTCTTCCTGATGATGGGCATCGTATTCATCATGGGGATGTTCATCGACTGGGCCGCCATTCTGCTGATCACGGTGCCGGTGTTCATGCCCATCGCCATGGAACTGGAGTTCGATCCCCTCTGGTTTTCCCTGCTCATGTGCGTGAATCTCCAGACCTCTTTTCTGACGCCGCCCTTCGGCTATGCCCTGTTCTACTTCAAAGGGGTTGCCCCGGAGGGGTATACCATGATGCATATATATAAGGGCATTATTCCCTTTGTATTGCTTCAGATTGTCAGTATTGCCATGCTGTGCCTCTTTCCTTCACTGGTCACCTGGCTGCCGTCCATCTTTTTCGGGGCCTGA
- a CDS encoding lactate utilization protein gives MMKALSRTFSEKANLVSARVYPVPTLGAAFDKAVDICLAKAPLEPQMENPEPLGAKAHGVRIMAAPNLDERGFDSLAEKCESAGTISLVREGLRRYPGGIDVGLTLADYGIAETGTLVLDSASEETRLASMLSEIHVAVLPLSKLRSTALEMADELNGMIQDSGTYTAFITGASRTADIERVLALGVHGPLELHIMLVEED, from the coding sequence ATGATGAAAGCGTTATCCCGGACATTTTCGGAAAAGGCCAACCTGGTATCCGCCCGGGTTTATCCGGTACCCACCCTTGGGGCGGCCTTTGACAAGGCTGTGGATATCTGCCTGGCCAAGGCCCCCTTGGAACCCCAGATGGAGAACCCTGAACCTTTGGGTGCCAAAGCCCATGGGGTGCGGATTATGGCCGCCCCAAATCTGGATGAACGGGGATTTGACTCCCTGGCTGAAAAATGTGAGAGCGCCGGAACGATTTCTTTGGTACGGGAGGGGTTACGCCGCTATCCCGGCGGCATTGATGTGGGCCTTACCCTGGCGGACTATGGCATCGCCGAAACCGGTACCCTGGTTCTGGATTCGGCATCGGAAGAGACACGCCTGGCGTCCATGCTGTCGGAAATTCATGTGGCGGTTCTGCCATTGTCAAAATTAAGATCCACGGCCCTGGAAATGGCCGATGAACTGAATGGCATGATTCAGGACTCCGGGACCTACACCGCCTTTATCACCGGAGCCAGCCGCACCGCCGACATTGAGCGGGTATTGGCCCTGGGGGTGCACGGCCCCCTTGAACTGCATATCATGCTGGTGGAGGAGGACTAG
- a CDS encoding LUD domain-containing protein gives MADERQESLKSYKERLDAALGNKFLRKAMDNFAVAYRTSRENAFAGMDTRELIRVVADAKADAVARNEELMAAFRKKAEEKGIHVHLAKTAEEANKIIAGIAKDTGCRRIVKSKSMTAEETHLNKWLENEGLEVTETDLGEWIVQLRKEGPSHMVMPAIHLSRYQVADLFSSVTGREQDAEIQRLVKVARKELREKFVQADMGITGANYVLAETGSIGIATNEGNARLVSTLPRVHVALAGIDKLLPTIKEALAVNKVLPKNATGQAITSYVTWITGPSECKTAQGGKREMHMVFLDNGRSKIARDPVFAQILQCVRCGACANVCPVYRMVGGHQLGYIYIGAIGLITTYFFHGREHAKNLVQNCTNCGACKDICAGGIDLPALIKEVHARIQDEEGHPLQSLLLAKVLKNRKLFHTLLRTAKLAQGPMTQKEKGAAYLRHLPMIFSPAHNFRRLPAIAEVPFRDRFEKLNRTVDHPAFKIALFSGCVQDFVYPEQLEAAMKGFREAGVRVSFPMGQTCCGLPAVSMGEMAAVRDVALQNISAFEHEDVDYIVTLCASCASHLKHGAPKLVKEYAPGKAAEFSDKVLSYSQFMADVVGIQPKTGEGKKIAFHSPCHLCRGLGEKEAPKKVIAASGNDYLSTEEEETCCGFGGSFSVNFPSVSKEILTKKLDDVENCGAELLVTECPGCVMQLRGGALKQGRDIKVAHLSELLYPE, from the coding sequence ATGGCCGACGAGCGGCAGGAAAGTTTAAAATCATATAAGGAGCGTCTGGACGCCGCCCTGGGGAATAAATTTCTGCGAAAGGCCATGGACAATTTTGCCGTGGCTTACCGGACTTCCAGGGAAAATGCCTTTGCCGGAATGGATACCCGGGAGTTGATCCGGGTGGTGGCCGATGCCAAGGCCGATGCCGTGGCCAGAAATGAAGAACTCATGGCCGCCTTCAGAAAAAAGGCTGAAGAAAAGGGGATCCATGTCCACCTGGCAAAAACCGCAGAAGAGGCCAACAAAATAATTGCCGGCATTGCAAAGGACACCGGCTGCCGCCGTATTGTAAAATCCAAATCCATGACCGCCGAGGAGACCCACCTGAACAAATGGCTGGAAAACGAGGGCCTGGAGGTGACAGAAACGGATCTGGGCGAGTGGATCGTCCAGCTTCGCAAGGAAGGCCCCTCCCACATGGTCATGCCGGCCATCCATCTTTCCCGCTACCAGGTGGCCGACCTTTTTTCTTCGGTGACCGGCAGGGAGCAGGATGCCGAAATCCAGCGCCTGGTCAAGGTGGCCAGAAAGGAGTTGAGGGAAAAATTCGTCCAGGCGGACATGGGGATTACCGGGGCCAATTATGTGCTTGCCGAAACCGGTTCCATCGGCATCGCCACCAACGAGGGCAATGCAAGGCTGGTTTCCACACTTCCCCGGGTCCATGTGGCCCTGGCCGGCATCGACAAGCTGCTGCCCACCATCAAAGAAGCCCTGGCCGTTAATAAGGTGCTGCCCAAAAACGCCACGGGCCAGGCCATCACTTCCTATGTGACCTGGATCACCGGGCCCTCGGAATGCAAAACCGCCCAAGGCGGAAAGCGGGAGATGCACATGGTCTTCCTGGACAACGGCAGGAGTAAAATAGCCAGAGACCCGGTGTTCGCCCAGATCCTTCAGTGCGTCCGCTGCGGTGCCTGCGCCAATGTCTGCCCGGTCTACCGCATGGTGGGCGGCCATCAGCTGGGATATATCTATATCGGTGCCATCGGCCTGATCACCACCTATTTTTTCCACGGCAGGGAACATGCAAAGAACCTGGTCCAGAACTGCACCAACTGCGGGGCCTGCAAAGACATCTGCGCCGGAGGGATTGACCTGCCGGCCCTGATCAAAGAGGTCCACGCCAGGATTCAGGATGAAGAAGGCCATCCCCTCCAGAGCCTGCTTTTAGCCAAGGTGCTGAAAAACAGGAAACTTTTCCATACCCTGCTGCGGACGGCAAAACTGGCCCAGGGTCCCATGACCCAGAAGGAAAAGGGAGCGGCCTACCTGCGCCACCTGCCCATGATTTTTTCCCCTGCCCATAACTTTCGGCGGCTACCGGCCATTGCGGAGGTTCCCTTTCGGGACCGGTTTGAAAAATTAAACAGGACTGTTGATCATCCGGCGTTTAAAATTGCCCTGTTCTCCGGATGTGTCCAGGATTTTGTTTATCCCGAGCAGCTGGAAGCGGCCATGAAAGGGTTTCGGGAGGCCGGCGTCCGGGTAAGTTTTCCCATGGGACAGACCTGCTGCGGCCTGCCCGCCGTGAGCATGGGGGAAATGGCTGCCGTCAGGGATGTGGCCCTGCAGAATATCTCTGCCTTTGAACACGAGGATGTGGATTATATTGTCACCCTCTGTGCCTCCTGTGCCTCACACCTCAAGCACGGGGCTCCCAAACTGGTAAAAGAGTATGCCCCTGGCAAAGCAGCGGAGTTTTCAGATAAGGTGCTTTCCTACAGCCAGTTCATGGCCGATGTGGTCGGCATCCAGCCCAAAACAGGCGAGGGGAAAAAGATTGCCTTCCATTCCCCCTGCCACCTTTGCCGTGGACTGGGGGAAAAAGAGGCGCCCAAAAAGGTGATTGCCGCCTCGGGCAATGACTATCTTTCCACAGAAGAAGAGGAAACCTGCTGCGGCTTCGGCGGCAGTTTTTCAGTCAATTTCCCCTCCGTTTCCAAAGAGATCCTTACCAAGAAGCTGGATGATGTGGAAAATTGCGGCGCCGAGCTTCTGGTCACCGAATGCCCGGGCTGTGTCATGCAGCTGCGCGGCGGTGCCCTGAAACAGGGGCGGGACATAAAGGTGGCCCACCTGTCCGAACTGCTTTATCCAGAGTAG
- a CDS encoding TRAP transporter small permease subunit — MLETLSNKLESIVRKEGDITSLLIYPLLIVVVYEVFMRYAFNSPTTWGFEATTFLYGLHYMFGLAYTDVYDGHVKVDIFTTLAPERVQSFLRILTNLVFFMPVIGCMTIWSIKFAYVSTMGAEVNSTSWAPPIWPLKILMALCFAFLLIQGIANLLKDINALKN; from the coding sequence ATGCTGGAAACCCTGTCAAACAAGCTGGAAAGCATCGTCAGAAAAGAGGGGGATATCACCTCTCTTCTCATTTATCCGCTGCTTATTGTGGTGGTGTATGAGGTGTTTATGCGGTATGCGTTCAACTCCCCCACCACCTGGGGGTTTGAAGCCACCACCTTTCTTTACGGCCTCCATTATATGTTCGGGCTGGCTTACACCGATGTCTATGACGGCCATGTGAAAGTTGATATTTTTACCACCCTGGCCCCTGAAAGGGTCCAATCCTTTTTAAGGATACTCACCAACCTGGTCTTTTTCATGCCGGTGATTGGGTGCATGACCATCTGGTCCATTAAATTCGCCTATGTTTCCACCATGGGCGCAGAGGTGAATTCCACCTCCTGGGCGCCGCCCATCTGGCCCCTGAAAATTCTCATGGCCCTTTGCTTTGCCTTTCTTCTGATCCAGGGCATTGCAAATCTTCTAAAAGATATCAACGCACTTAAAAACTAA